The nucleotide sequence GGGACCCTTGTACTGTAAAACACTTGCAAAGCTTACCAAACCTgtgcattttgcatttttgcataCGATTTAAGTCACACTTCGCCCACTCGAAGCAACTTTACAAAATCGTATCCAAACGCTTTTGACTCCAGACTGACTTTCATCAGCTACACTTTTTCAAGGGCTGATCTCATCTCATTAGGCAAAGGTCGCTTTTTTGGGCATAATCGATTTAATTACCATTTTCATGATCCGCAAGGTGGAGAAGAAAACAACAATTTACGAGTATAGCAATTAAATTTCCATGATActcattattattaaattgttgAGCAATTTTTATTCGTTTACACAACCAAgtcgtatatgtgtgtgtgtaggtttGTATGAGTGTATgggtatgtgtataaatatgaaTTTCGTTAAATAGGTGTTATTTACGTTAAATGAgttattttaaatacaattttttgcctCGAGTTATTCTTtacattattttagttttacgcTTATTTGCGTTGGTCTCCTTTGATTTTTCTATTCACCACAGTCGATTATTTCGCATTAGAAATACTATGTAGCTGAACCTcagtcaatttttaaatttttcttcgggTTTAGTTTTAACAGGGTGCAGTTGATCAGTCTGAATGGGTGTCACTTATATTTTGGTTTCATTAGATCTTTGTAAGCGCCTAGTAGATTTTGTTGTGAAAAGCGGCGTGGGAGTTGCCGCAACCCGCCATGGTTAATTAAGAAGCAAATTTcgattagaaaaaattgtagaacGCATTGACTCCCGCTTGCGTTGCCTCGTCCACCAGCCAGATTTCGCACACGCGCATGCTCACACACAGCTTtgaaatgtgtatgtatatcgcatacaaaataccaaaaacaaaaaaaaaaaaaaatatgctaattATTCGCCCCGATACAGCCACTCAGCGCCATGGCATTTTGACCGGTGAACGTGAACGCCTTTGTGTTGGCACCAGCACTCGCtgctgtggttgttgttgctgccgctgctgttgctgttgcgcaCGATTTTGATAGTTCATGCTGCCACCAGCTATGCGCAGCACCTGTGGTTGTTGCAGCCGACTCGCCGCTGTTGGATAGCTGCTGGTGCCGGTAGTTGAATGAACCGGCGTACGACCCATGCAAAATGTTGTCGTTGAAATGGTTTTATTAGTGTTGCCATTGACAGGATGTAGCGCCGCGTCACCAAAGTAAGTGTGCTTTGGTTGTTGGAGCTTCTGCAGCGCCGACTGTTGATCCATTGCGGACTTGGTCGTCATTGTCGGTGTGTTTTTCAACAGCTCATAGCTGCTAAGTGCGTTCATTTGTAGAGGCGTGGCAAGTGAATGGCGTGTACCGGGTGTGCTGAGGCGCTTCTGCAAAGTGGGCGAACCGCCAACTCCACCCAGTTGTATGCGTGTGGAAATACGACTGCGACTCTGCGGCGAGCGCTGCGTTTGTGTGGGCggcgtttgttttgtattggccTCATTGCGTATTTGTACCAGCGTTTGGTAGCGTCCGCCGGTTGATGGTGCGCCGCTCTTCACAGCGGTTGGATAGCGCACGGGCATGACGGTAATCGGCTTACCCCAATTGTGTAGCGGTGACTTATCGCGGCTACTTAATTTAGCGGATTTACTCTGTTGTGTTGCGTTTGGTATGGTAGTGCCTCCGTTGCGCGCTGTTGGACTTGGATAGCTATCCTTCATGCTGTACTGCGAGGGCATGGGCTTGGCCACACCCACTGGCACCATACGCGTTGGCATATTTGGCGTTATCGAATTCTTGATTTCAATCCGTATCGATGGCACTTCAGGCAGCTGTGTGTCCTTATGGCGCGCTGAACTATTTTTGGACGCTTCGAATGTGGGACGTTCCATGCGAAATGTTTCGTTACGTTTCACCGGCGATCGGCTAATAGTGCGTGACGTACGGTCCTTGCTGTCACGTACGGGCGAACGTGAATTTGGGCGGTAATTTTCATTTTCGAATACTAGAAAGTCGGGTCGATTCTCTTTGGATTCACAACGTCCGCGCGTTTCTATCTTCGGCGGCTCGACCTCCACAAACCAGGCAGGATTATGCGCTGGATTATGTTGGTTTTGTAGGAATTTCTCACGAAATGATTTGCGAAAACTATTTAGCGTAACTGTCTTATATTTGTCTGCGGCAGACTCCTGTTCGACAGCCAACTCCTCAGCCTCATGCAGATCTGGCTTAGTCTGTGTTTTCAGCTGTGAAAGTTGTTCTTTCAGCTGTGTGGGTATTTTCCCCTTGCGATAGGTGGATGAATCGAAGGGCTGGTTGTGCGCGCTTGAGTTGGAACTGTGTGAGGAATGCATGGAACCGCTACTGCTACCCTGGTGCATCTCCTTCAAGGTGGAATGCTGCTCGTAGAGAAAGTTAAATGGGTCAGCGTGTGAATCATAATCCAAAGCATGCGCCGAAGTCGGACCATCGGCTTTCCATTTGTAATATGTATTAGTTGCACTATCACTCGGATGATGTTCCAAGGAGTCAGCTTTCTCCGGTGTCGGCGTCTTTTTGCGCTTGGTGAACGTAGCAAATTTGCTTAGCACTttagacttttttgttttcttctctaACGTTGAGTTATTCGAAGAAGTCTGTTTGCTCTCCTTGTCCTCCTGATCGGAGTTGAGTATGAAGGTATCGCTGCGATTGAGCAGAGAATCTGCACGTGAGTCGATCGATTCGCGACGCGTTGACGTTGTGCCAATTGTGTGCGTTGTTACATTGCTGTTCACGCTGTCAGGACGTGAGTGCATATTCACGGGTGTGGCATCACGAGATGAACTCTTACTACGCGTTTTCGCACGGAAGTTTCGAAAGAACGACATTTCCTATGCACCACAGCGACCAACTAGCCGATTGAGAACTAGTAAGCGGAGCGGTTAACTTAAGTGGTTAATGACAAAGTGCGCAGGCTTTACAAATGGGCACACAAGATCAATTATTAGTACACCATCCACGACGATATATAGTAAGTAATTTGTAGTAATTTTAGCTGCACTGCCACCGCGCGTCTGAATGCTGTCTGATACACGACTCAACTCTTGTGACGGTGATGTtcgcttttgttttattttttgttcgtttttttttaatagacttTTCTTTCTTTGTCACCGATTCGTTGCACTTTTCCACTACTGCACTTCTCATGCAGGTTCAGCTCGGTTCAGTCGTGCGCTACGCTCCTTCGTCTCGCCTCAAAATTAAGCCAATTCAAGCGTGCGATTTTTACTCGTTCAAATGCCGTTCAAGTCTTAACACGTACGCTGCGCTCAAGCAACTGAGCCAGGCCTCGTCGCAGCAACTTGGCAATAATTATTTCGCATTTCGTAGCTAACAATGAAACGTGTTTGCGAGCAGAGAACCAAAATCCGTCGGCGAAAACTCACAAAACAAACAGAAACATTACTCGAACTTCAAAGCTAAATGTGGCTCAGAGCGAGGAATTGCTGTGGCTGCTGCTAAACAAAATTGTTGTAGTTActcttgtttttattgttggatGCTTTGCGATTCACCAGCTTGCCGTCGTGATCAGTTGTTAGTTGttatattgttgttattgttattatctaTCCACCACCGTTAGTCGTCAACCGCGTTCGCCGTCTGAGTCCGCAGCAACGCTGGCTCAGACTATTTTGACCATTTTCGTGGCGCGAACCTAATGATGACGTTGAAACGGCGGATATTTAGTATTTATATGTACTTTTTTAGATTTGTTTAGCTGCAATTGTGTGTTGATGCCTCAGCCGATGCTAACTTTTGTGGGGGCGTACTAGTCTTCGTCGTCTTGCGGGAGCAATTCGAATTACGATTTTTTctcttcgttgttgttgttcacCTTTTATTCATGCTGTATTTTGTGTCTGTaggtttctattatttttcatgAAACAAGCTTTAGCTCACTTCgtgatagtattttttttttcgttttttttgttttgacaacgCCAA is from Anastrepha ludens isolate Willacy chromosome 4, idAnaLude1.1, whole genome shotgun sequence and encodes:
- the LOC128860953 gene encoding uncharacterized protein LOC128860953 — encoded protein: MSFFRNFRAKTRSKSSSRDATPVNMHSRPDSVNSNVTTHTIGTTSTRRESIDSRADSLLNRSDTFILNSDQEDKESKQTSSNNSTLEKKTKKSKVLSKFATFTKRKKTPTPEKADSLEHHPSDSATNTYYKWKADGPTSAHALDYDSHADPFNFLYEQHSTLKEMHQGSSSGSMHSSHSSNSSAHNQPFDSSTYRKGKIPTQLKEQLSQLKTQTKPDLHEAEELAVEQESAADKYKTVTLNSFRKSFREKFLQNQHNPAHNPAWFVEVEPPKIETRGRCESKENRPDFLVFENENYRPNSRSPVRDSKDRTSRTISRSPVKRNETFRMERPTFEASKNSSARHKDTQLPEVPSIRIEIKNSITPNMPTRMVPVGVAKPMPSQYSMKDSYPSPTARNGGTTIPNATQQSKSAKLSSRDKSPLHNWGKPITVMPVRYPTAVKSGAPSTGGRYQTLVQIRNEANTKQTPPTQTQRSPQSRSRISTRIQLGGVGGSPTLQKRLSTPGTRHSLATPLQMNALSSYELLKNTPTMTTKSAMDQQSALQKLQQPKHTYFGDAALHPVNGNTNKTISTTTFCMGRTPVHSTTGTSSYPTAASRLQQPQVLRIAGGSMNYQNRAQQQQQRQQQQPQQRVLVPTQRRSRSPVKMPWR